A region of the Plasmodium vinckei vinckei genome assembly, chromosome: PVVCY_11 genome:
aagaaaatgaaaaagttCAAGACTTAGAGAACGGTAtgtttttcaaaatttataataaacaaatgtTCAGCATGTTACATatccatataaatatttgttttactatgtttatatttcaacaatttttaatttccatacattttttaggTGAAAAAGCAAAAGATGTATCAATGGATGATGTTGATTTAATTGTTTCTCAAACAAAATGTAGCAGAGAAAGAGCCATTGAAgctttgaaaaaaaataataatgatttaGTACAATCTATTATGGAATTGAGTggttaaatatatttataagtcTAAATAGGGAAAAGAAAGCAGCAATTAAAATGTGAtacattataaaatttgtgtatataagtagataatttttatttattattaacacGTGACTGTATGTGCATTAACCCGTTTTACAACATTCGTGCCAATTAcctacatatataatatgcatatctTTTAATTATCTATACTATTAtgttatatgtattatttttttcaacactattgtaaaactttttaaaataaacttatatttattaaaaaaataataaacccccaaaaaatataaaaaatataaatacatatttggAAAACCTACCCATTTGCTTATTCAGCCTATTTCTGTGTTGTCATAATACTACtttatattaacaattaAGAGAAAGGAATagcatttaaaaaaaaaaaaaaattaattttaatatttatgcattttcaacagtttattttgtttgttttctCTGCTCAATGATATTTCATTCATCAAAGAAAAGTCATGAATAGAGGAGACAAAAAGGCGAGCTACCATATTTCCAGGTAGCAATACCGCCGTTACGCATGTAACaagagaaataaaaatgaattaaaaataagataAGTAtcgaatatataaacaaaatagtCTCGGGAAATTGTCAGTTGGTAATGTTGGTTACTTCCAAAAGGATTGTATGAGTCCCCTTAATACTGATGTTCTTTTTTCCTCGGGAATGTTTTTACCTAATAAGGAAGGCTCAAGGAATAATTGTGTCATATCAACATTTATAggatttaaatatatttgcttCATTTGGCGTTCAAATAATGTATGATCAATATTAAATAGAGTTCTATCTTTGATAGTagattttgtttttatttgtaatgCATAAATTGCTAAGTgcttaaaataaaaatgattattaAGGATTGATAAAATATCTTGTAAtctattaaataaaattgaaactcgtaataatgatttattattataatattggGAATTgtcaatatttatataaatataatttctgCCTTTAACTAAATCAAATAATGCATATGCTTctgcatttttttcagtTAAAGCATAATAACAAGCTAATGAAAAagattttacatttttaataatttgtagcatattaataaaaatatctatattttcaatattttttaattcatcaatattttgtttaagtATATCTGCATATCTATAAGTAGAATGTAATAATGGCATTTTATCTACAACATCATCtaaagtttttttattagcaaaattaaattcttttaaattattattcatatttaatacattatataaacCCTTCATTAAAACTATAATTGTTCTTTCTGTGTCTATATATAACTTTTCAGACAATAAATGATTTTCCAAACTATTCCAAACTTTTTCCATAagtatattatcattatgagattttttattattagaaTTTGTAGATAAATCACCTTGAGTTGATTTAACTAATTCTTCATGAACTATTGATaaacaattattatataatgagaatatatttccatatttatttattaaaaatgataaatcataattatctaaaaatttaaaaagtataaaattattattttttatttcttcatttaaattaaaattttgatttaattcgattatttcatcatattCTATAACagtttttatatcattgtctaaaatattttttatttttaatatactaTCATTAGTTCCatcattaattaatttgtaacttttattttttatattaataataatagtattatCTATACAATCTATTTGTAATAATTCTTTTCCATCATTTTGATATGCCTCTATTTCTGTTActttatctttttcttcttcgAAATCTTCTTCttgtaatttttcattacttTTGTTTATGTTATCCTTTTTAAtgttatataaacatatacgCTCATATGAATTTACattagataaaaaatattcataaatttcatttattcttttttcttcatctaaaaatagtttacttttttccattaaaatgttttcatttaaattttcttcGTCATTTTTCTTATGACTGTTATGTTCTACATTTGTATTACTTACATTAGATGCTACACTATTTATTgtaattctttttattaatttgacAAGTTTTGAAAATTCAACAATTTTAGATAAACAttcttcatatttttttatttctaaaaGGTATGCAATTTCAATATATGCATgataacattttatttgtaattccgtatttttatcaattgCTTTACTTATggaattaattaaaaactttattttatctaaccctttttttaatcttcttaaataacaatatttaGATCTATATGGTgcttttaaattatttacatcGGTTTTAACTTTTACATATCTAGCTCTACACATTTCAACATCTAAAAGTAgtaattcaaaatatttattatttaatatatcaggttcatatatttttgatatatatttatttccaacttttttaactttatttaaaacatttctTCTAAGTTTCATTCTCCTTCTTTTAACGTATGCTAAAAATCGATCCATTTCTTCATAATATAATccatgttttttatattttccaatTAAATAGCAAAATATATCGAAGGATATTTTTTCCTCAGGAATTATTGGCCCAGCCCTCTGTTCACCCAATGCCATTTTCTCAGCTTTTGTTTCACCATTATTTTGTGGAAAATTTTCAACTTTTGATTCCTCTGCAACTGGTGTTTCAGAGCCTACTTGGTCGTTTCCTTCCATCTCTGTATGCTGACTCAAATTAGTGTCCTCCATTTTAAGTCTCTTATTTGTCGAACTAtattatgtacatatataatactaaaatatgtttcgaaaaaaacaaaatatatgtgtttctatatctatatttatgtttatttcaattactcatatttttaaagatatccatatataatatttatgatttttttttcagtaaaaatatagcttTATGATAAGTTTTGAGCCTTcctgttttttttagatttttaccttaattttttaaataataattattcaaaaaaaaaaaaaaaaaacataaaatacttgttatattttcataagaATAATTCGAATTAATTTTCCTCCCTTTacgaaatattttaatttatgtatatatgacTATGAGAagttatgcatatatattattaaatacagCGGGGAAGGGAAATATGAGTAAAATATGATACACTTAAATTATGGGAATAtcgataaaaaaaaattgtattattataaatgcttctttatttttataagttttcaaaaataaagaaatatttattatttttttttcccaaCTTATtaagtaaataaaatagtataggtttataaaaaaaataataaataaataatgtcgCATTTGCTATAAAttctatataaatatgtgcaAGGATATATATCGTATGTTCATATATGAGCATACATAATGGGCTATAGTTTTAAtgagaaaaagaaaaaaaaatatataaaaatgtaaaataattttgaacattttatattaaatcgaaacttctttatatacacattttttataaatgatattactcaacttttaatataatgaaagtctaaattttattttgtctaCATTATAACGTACTATAATAAATCGAGGGAAGAAATTTATcaattttgaatattctTAAAAACATTACGTTATATACTTAGCATTAAGATATagtcatatataaatgggCAAAGAGTCCTattatgatttatttataatttcatcaaatttttatgtccttataaaaatatgaacaatgttttgtttttttatttaagcCTTTTTAGCTATTTTTGTGTAGCATCCTTATGCTACCAAATGATTTATGTTAATCTTTTTGatgaaaatcaaaaaaatgatttagaTAATATTTCATGTTATTGGCAATATTTTTGCcatgaaaattttcatttttgcCAATATGGATGTAGTTTGacgaaaaaattaaaaaagggGTATAATTTGTTAAATAGTAAGTAAAATAGAATCGTgacaaaattttatttcccaTTTAAAAGTAGGCAATAGTAGTAGTATTACTTTATTTCACTATCTTCATTCTGTTTCTTcccttttatttattaaccAAATCGAAGTAAATTCTTACACGTTTTCAGCAAACCCTTTGCAAGAAA
Encoded here:
- a CDS encoding signal recognition particle subunit SRP68, putative, which produces MEDTNLSQHTEMEGNDQVGSETPVAEESKVENFPQNNGETKAEKMALGEQRAGPIIPEEKISFDIFCYLIGKYKKHGLYYEEMDRFLAYVKRRRMKLRRNVLNKVKKVGNKYISKIYEPDILNNKYFELLLLDVEMCRARYVKVKTDVNNLKAPYRSKYCYLRRLKKGLDKIKFLINSISKAIDKNTELQIKCYHAYIEIAYLLEIKKYEECLSKIVEFSKLVKLIKRITINSVASNVSNTNVEHNSHKKNDEENLNENILMEKSKLFLDEEKRINEIYEYFLSNVNSYERICLYNIKKDNINKSNEKLQEEDFEEEKDKVTEIEAYQNDGKELLQIDCIDNTIIINIKNKSYKLINDGTNDSILKIKNILDNDIKTVIEYDEIIELNQNFNLNEEIKNNNFILFKFLDNYDLSFLINKYGNIFSLYNNCLSIVHEELVKSTQGDLSTNSNNKKSHNDNILMEKVWNSLENHLLSEKLYIDTERTIIVLMKGLYNVLNMNNNLKEFNFANKKTLDDVVDKMPLLHSTYRYADILKQNIDELKNIENIDIFINMLQIIKNVKSFSLACYYALTEKNAEAYALFDLVKGRNYIYINIDNSQYYNNKSLLRVSILFNRLQDILSILNNHFYFKHLAIYALQIKTKSTIKDRTLFNIDHTLFERQMKQIYLNPINVDMTQLFLEPSLLGKNIPEEKRTSVLRGLIQSFWK